One part of the Ciona intestinalis chromosome 5, KH, whole genome shotgun sequence genome encodes these proteins:
- the LOC108949525 gene encoding uncharacterized protein LOC108949525 (The sequence of the model RefSeq protein was modified relative to this genomic sequence to represent the inferred CDS: added 64 bases not found in genome assembly), giving the protein MRIVLVNCCSTNHIAFSEMSAKKRRPRKTSPLSRYVIHHPGNVSRIKSYVTDSNTRLFHVHDDVTRSNQTRTPPTTISKSESIAMPQNQKREAFSAPPGYDELFGLDLSHLNPEERAAILQVAARAKQIEQLETRKVKNIRNQVDAFVHSEQTTKPEKPLTTKPTASTNVKKEERSKQNRPVPVERKRVASVAKANTDGNSNVCLKCLAAYKEQNGQKSVTILPSGTVDKPTPSTQVKVLPFPEDVSLEKCCELCLVSDKSKKQKSNTNCTSCNRKICNKCHVSSSILAKKGEILCKFCDKQRELAARSNVWMKNHPARRNINRSVSVDIPIQRSKDSSTSIDKQKKNSSWRRR; this is encoded by the exons ATGCGTATTGTTTTAGTGAATTGTTGTTCTACTAACCATATAGCATTCAGCGAAATGTCAGCTAAAAAGAGACGGCCTCGTAAAACGTCACCTTTGTCCAGATACGTCATTCACCATCCTGGAAATGTTTCTAGAATTAAAAGTTACGTCACTGACAGCAACACTCGGCTTTTTCATGtgcatgatgacgtcacgaggtCCAATCAAACTCGTACACCGCCGACCACCATATCCAAG AGTGAATCGATAGCAATGCCACAAAACCAAAAGCGAGAAGCTTTCTCTGCACCACCCGGTTATGATGAGTTGTTCGGGCTTGACCTCAGCCATCTAAACCCAGAGGAAAGGGCGGCGATTCTGCAAGTGGCCGCTCGAGCAAAGCAAATAGAACAACTAGAAACAAGGAAAGTAAA gaatattAGGAATCAAGTGGACGCTTTCGTGCATAGCGAGCAAACAACCAAACCTGAAAAACCATTGACAACAAAACCAACTGCAAGTACAAACGTGAAGAAAGAAGAACGAAGCAAACAAAATCGACCTGTTCCCGTTGAACGAAAACGGGTTGCATCAGTTGCGAAAGCCAATACGGATGGTAATagcaatgtttgtttaaaatgtttagcCGCATACAAAGAACAGAACGGTCAAAAATCGGTTACAATCCTGCCCAGTGGAACAGTTG ACAAACCCACCCCCTCTACACAAGTTAAAGTTCTACCTTTCCCTGAAGATGTTTCCCTGGAAAAATGCTGCGAACTTTGTCTTGTCTCTGATAAAAGCAAAAAGCAAAAGTCAAATACAAATTGCACATCATGTAATAGAAAGATATGTAACAAATGTCATGTTTCGTCATCTATTCTTGCAAAG AAGGGTGAAATATTGTGTAAATTCTGCGACAAACAACGTGAACTTGCAGCTCGTTCAAATGTTTGGATGAAAAACCATCCAGCAAGAAGAAACATTAATCGAAGTGTCAGTGTCGATATACCAATTCAG